A single window of Malus sylvestris chromosome 5, drMalSylv7.2, whole genome shotgun sequence DNA harbors:
- the LOC126621412 gene encoding LOW QUALITY PROTEIN: chloride channel protein CLC-e-like (The sequence of the model RefSeq protein was modified relative to this genomic sequence to represent the inferred CDS: inserted 2 bases in 2 codons), with the protein MLLRMVHKITMAMIKEEKKGENLFVKMGMPILVFDGFKEASCPFVKAIAACVTLGTGNSIGPXGSSVEIGTSIAKGIGAVFDKNSQRRLSHVAAEIASGFNAAVSGCFFPRRXPSPPNSSSISLVNTTSMVILSAVIASVVSEAGLCSEPAFKFPYYDFRSPAGTLSIIC; encoded by the exons ATGCTCTTGAGGATGGTTCACAAGATAACAATGGCAATGATCAAGGAGGAGAAAAAAGGAGAGAATTTATTTGTGAAAATGGGAATGCCTATTTTGGTTTTTGATGGTTTCAAGGAAGCATCGTGTCCTTTTGTCAAGGCAATTGCTGCTTGTGTCACACTTGGGACTGGGAACTCGATAGGTC GAGGTTCTAGCGTTGAGATTGGAACTTCTATAGCCAAGGGTATTGGTGCTGTGTTTGATAAAAATTCACAGAGAAGGCTCTCTCATGTGGCTGCTGAAATTGCTTCTG GGTTTAATGCTGCTGTTTCCGGTTGTTTCTTTCCCCGTA GTCCATCACCACCTAATTCCTCATCCATTTCACTTGTGAATACCACTTCTATGGTCATACTTAGTGCGGTGATAGCTTCTGTAGTTTCAGAAGCTGGTCTTTGTTCTGAACCAGCCTTTAAGTTCCCATACTATGACTTCCGCTCACCTGCTGGTACACTATCAATTATCTGTTGA
- the LOC126621421 gene encoding uncharacterized protein LOC126621421 isoform X2 — protein MTSPQNQSANVDLFDAYFRRADLDRDGRISGNEAVAFFQGSGLPKQVLAQAQSSIFFCEMLCCWMFILCMMCSYFVDIKFYL, from the exons ATGACATCGCCGCAGAACCAATCGGCGAATGTGGATCTCTTCGATGCGTATTTCCGACGGGCCGATTTGGACCGCGATGGCCGGATTAGTGGCAATGAAGCCGTCGCTTTCTTCCAGGGCTCTGGTCTCCCCAAACAGGTCCTTGCGCAG GCTCAATCAAGCATATTTTTCTGCGAGATGCTTTGCTGCTGGATGTTCATTCTTTGCATGATGTGTTC ATATTTTGTagatataaaattttatttgtaa